The window CCGCAATCAAGCGGTTCGGTTCATTTGTGGAGTTTCGAGCCATTACACAAAATGTAATTTCGCCCGGTTGCAATAATTTTGAACCCTCATCAACTGTTACTCTTTTACAACCGGGGGGAAAAATGCTCGATACAGTTACTAAATTACTTTTCTCGATCTTAGCATCGCGTAATGCAATTTCGAAAGATTGAAGGTAGTCTTTATGTTTACCTACTCCTTTTGTAAAAAATATTTTTGCGGGAACATACAATTTATCATCTCCATTTATTATTGATTATTTATTTTTTTCAGTTACTATTTTTAAAAATCTTCTTTTACCAATTTTTACAATAAAATTACTTACAAGCGGTATCATCTGGTTTACATCTGTTATCCGGTTTCCATCGATACTTACACCCCCCTGCTCAACAAGCCGGCGTGCATCTGATTTTGATGTAGCAAGTTTTGTATCAGTTAATATCTGTATTACATTCATTTCTTTTTCATTTGTTTCGAGTATGAATTCATCGATGGTATCCGGAATTTCTTTCTGCACAAATATTCTATCAAATTCTTCTTCAGCTTTTCGTGCCTCATCATCCGACCAATAAAGTGAAACAAGTGATCGAGCTAAAAACCTTTTCGTTTCGCGCGGATTGGTTGTAACCCGTTCTTTGATTTTATTTAAATCATCAGTCTCTATATCTGTAGTCAACAAAAAGTAATCGTAAATAAGCTTATCGGGTATCGAAAGGGTTTTTCCGTAAATTTCTTTTGGCGATTCGGCTACACCAATATAATTATCCAGCGATTTGCTCATCTTTTCGACGCCATCGGTTCCGGTAAGTATCGGAAGCATAATTGCTACTTGAGGGTCGAGTCCGAATTCTCTTTGAATATCTCTACCGACTAATAGATTAAATTTTTGATCTGTGCCGCCTAATTCAACATCGGCTTTAATTGCCACCGAATCCATCGCCTGTGCTAGTGGGTACAAAAATTCGTGAACGCTGATCGGCTCACCATCCCGGTACCGTTTTTCAAAATCGTCTCTTTCCAACATTCTTGCAACGGTATATTTACTGGCAAGCGCAATTACGTCAGCAAAGGTCATACTTGCCAACCATTCTGAGTTATAAAGCATTTTGATATTTTTTGTTGAAAGAATTTTTGTCGCTTGTTCAAAATAACTTTGTCCGTTTTTGCGTGTCTCGTCCAGTGTCAGTGATGGGCGTGTTTTACTTTTGCCCGACGGGTCGCCAATCATTCCGGTAAAGTCGCCTACTATCAATATTGCCTCGTGTCCTAAATCCTGGAAGTGGCGAAGTTTACGGAGAACTACGGAATGCCCCAAATGTAAATCGGGACGGCTCGGGTCGCAGCCGAGTTTAATTTTTAATGGCGTTTGAGTTTTAATGGACTTCTCGATTTTGGCAACTAAAGTATCTTCGGGAATTATCTCGAAGACTCCCCGCTTAATGAGGTCCATCTGTTCGTTTAAGGTAGGAAACAATTCTTAATTTATTCTCTTGATTATTTTATAAAATTTAAATACCGTATTTTCTTCTTACTTCGCGTTCGGTTTCACGTTTGGCTATGGCTTCCCGTTTGTCGAACATCTTTTTTCCGCGGGCAAGGGCTAACTCAACTTTTATTCTGTTGTTTTTTAGATAAACTTGAGTCGGAACTAAAGTAGTTCCTTCTTCCTGAAGTTTGCCGATGAGGCGTCTAATTTCACGTTTATTGAGCAAAAGCTTCCGATCGCGTTTAGGGTCGTGGTTGTTACGACTTGCTTGGTCAAACGGGCTAATATGCATGTTTTCAAGCCATACTTCGCCACCTCTTATCTTGGCAAAACTGTCTAACAAATTTGCATTTCCAAGACGCAGCGATTTTACTTCAGTTCCTTTGAGCACTATTCCAACCTCATAAGTTTCTATTATGTAGAAATCGTGCCGCGCTTTTCTATTGTGAATTAGAACTTTTTCTTCGCTTGTTTCAGATGCCATTTTGTTCAATTTTTACGATGCAATTATAATAAATTTGTGAGGTAAATGCAATGATATTTTTTTTAATTCAGCTTTATTTTTTATATATTAAACACAAACAATTTTATAAATAATTTTAGAGAGGATGTAATAATGACTATAAAAGATATTGAAAAACTGTTAGGTAACGAAGCCGAAAGCTTACTCGCACATAAATGTACTGGGATTCCAAAAGAGATGCTTCATCTCCCATCGCCC of the Bacteroidota bacterium genome contains:
- the smpB gene encoding SsrA-binding protein SmpB, with amino-acid sequence MASETSEEKVLIHNRKARHDFYIIETYEVGIVLKGTEVKSLRLGNANLLDSFAKIRGGEVWLENMHISPFDQASRNNHDPKRDRKLLLNKREIRRLIGKLQEEGTTLVPTQVYLKNNRIKVELALARGKKMFDKREAIAKRETEREVRRKYGI
- the tyrS gene encoding tyrosine--tRNA ligase; translation: MDLIKRGVFEIIPEDTLVAKIEKSIKTQTPLKIKLGCDPSRPDLHLGHSVVLRKLRHFQDLGHEAILIVGDFTGMIGDPSGKSKTRPSLTLDETRKNGQSYFEQATKILSTKNIKMLYNSEWLASMTFADVIALASKYTVARMLERDDFEKRYRDGEPISVHEFLYPLAQAMDSVAIKADVELGGTDQKFNLLVGRDIQREFGLDPQVAIMLPILTGTDGVEKMSKSLDNYIGVAESPKEIYGKTLSIPDKLIYDYFLLTTDIETDDLNKIKERVTTNPRETKRFLARSLVSLYWSDDEARKAEEEFDRIFVQKEIPDTIDEFILETNEKEMNVIQILTDTKLATSKSDARRLVEQGGVSIDGNRITDVNQMIPLVSNFIVKIGKRRFLKIVTEKNK